From Eriocheir sinensis breed Jianghai 21 chromosome 19, ASM2467909v1, whole genome shotgun sequence:
tcacgacgtgactgtggaacccatgctgctccctctgcaaggcgaacacctcgccagacgcaccgctaatgtttcgaacgaagcacgagtggatgttagcgccagagggttttggactcgtggacgaAGGGggtattttgacataaggatcttcgatcccatggcccattgccacagagacctgacccatGATGCTGCCCacagaagaaatgaacaagagaagaacagagcgtgtgaagaaagaatacaaaatgtagaccagggctccttcaccccgctagtattcacgacgtcaggagggatgggaccaagggcacAGAGCTTcaacgcaagactcgccgaaacactggcggataagaaacagcagccaagaagcagtgtggtcgcttggatgagatgcaggctgtccttctccctcctgaggtcagccttggtctgcctgagaggaaccaggtcacctgcacccaaaaccacccgcattgccgacctggactttgaggcgacggtggttgatagtcgtatcaaccacaagctctgttagcttaagaataatatgtttagtaaggtttgtaatactaaataaagatggttgtcggccacagtcattggcggggtggggccaatgaatagctttgtgaaaggatatgagagaatataccgctcacaacgcaactctaatagatggaggcccgtataaaaaaataataaagtaatagtagtagtagtaatagtagtagtagtagtagtagtagtagtagtagtagtagtagtagtagtagtagtggtagtggttgtagtagtagtagtagtagtagtagtagtagtagtagtagtagtagtaacattattattattattattattagtagtagtagtagtagtagtagtagtactagtactagtagtagtagtagcagtagtagtggtagtagtagcagtaacaaccacaacaacaacgacacTCACAAGACATGTGCTTGCAGTGGGCAGGGAGGGCCAGAGTGTCGGTGCGGTGCCTTCGTCTCCACGCACAccggcgaggaggaggtggtgcaaTTCCCGCCCATCAACCTGGACGACTGTACCCAGGATGTCCAGTGTGCCGAGCTGTGCCTAGCTGAGGTAAGGCCAAGCGCTGTTGTGCGGGGTACATTGCTACACGGCTACCTTACATTTTACGCGAGTAGTATAATGTGTATCTATGATCAGTGGCTGAGGTAGTAATAACATCTTCACGCCACTACAAACTATTCTAACAAGTCTGCTCAGTAGGCCTACATTTTGTCTAGTTGATGCACAAGTTTACTAGTGAAGTTTGTTGTTCAGGAGATTAAGTACGCCATTTGCTTCTAATGAATAATAAAGTATCTACTGAagcttcattaattttttttttacatcgcagcctattgcgccgttaggcttcctcactggtgggtcctgatggtcggtccagcccgttgtggcgcaggcgagtgtttatagtggcgccatcttgcattggttcattctgctcccccccggagctcatctttgagcctcaccttggagaggttatctagagcccgggatgataggtggtcttctgggcagtatgtgggtagtcttaggccactcgacggtgactgaaaaatcccaactgtgtaccggccaggattcgaaccgacgtccctcctggatctcccgaatGCGACGGCggcacactaccactcagccaccgcctccgttATATGGATTAGTTTTTCCATTTGATCAATGATCCACtcacttccttctctattttcgtcATCCATGAGTAGCCTTCGATATAAATCAatgtttattatttcctcttcaaACTCAAGCACCATTATTGGGAAGCAATATTAAATGTTTGAATTGTGAAGTAAATCCCGCGGGGGTTGTGTCCACAGTGGGAAGAAGCTACCAACGGTGGGGACCTGTGCAATCCAACGGGCGATGGCGATACGATAGCTGACGACATGTGTGCCAGCCTGGCTGAGAAAGGCGTGGACAGGCTGCAGCCCCACACGGTGAGTCTCGCCACTGCTAGGAGTGCTCAAGTACGGTACGGGCGAAGGGGGCGGGGTGAATGTTGCTTATAGGTACTTATTGGTAGGAGTAGAGCCGTTACTTGGTGTTGCTTAACCCTTGTCGCACCGGAAGTAGAAATGTTACTTAGGGAGTTACTTTAGGGTACCAGGTGAAGGAGAACGGTTACTTAGGGAATATTTGATGGTACTGTTACTTGATTAAAGTGTTACTTAAATGCTCTGGTTGTGAgaaaacttttattattattattattattattattattattattgatattcatgAGAGagcttcaagaaaataaaaatgaaataaatggtaTAGACCTAAACAGAGTCCCCTCGATGAGCATACATGGATATGAGAAACAAAAGAATGACAGTAAAGTAAGAGGActgaaaagagaagaaggtggggggggggggggggcaaaaaaTACCTAAATAGTTAACAAGGGGGTGTTGACTTTCTTTAAGCTGATCAGAGTCAACAAGAGAAGCAAACTCATTTGGAGGTGCATTCCACGTTATCAAATTGGAAATAAATGAGCAGTGGCCCCGGGTGAAAGGCGCCATTGAAAAGTATGGGAGGTAACTAGTGACGGTCACCGGTGACGGCCACCGGTGACCTAGTGTGAAAGATACATCAAGGCTATTGCCTGAAGCAAGGGTAGGATCACTAACAAGTTACTCACAACCAGATGGGCAAGATGATATGGGCAGCATGGCCATGAGGATCAGTGGGGGACAGAATTCAGCCAGTCAATGTGCTGGGCATTGAAATCACCAATAGCTAttttacctacacacacacacacacacacacacacacacacacacacaacttccttGTAGCGTTAAGGGTACTGGATGTAGGAGAACTGCGAATTAGCCTACGTGTTGCCTTGGATTGGTGGGTGTAGAACTGTTGCTTAGGGTGTAAGTGAAGGGAAAATACAATGAGTGCTAATTACTGTTAAATATGTTGTTGTTTAACTTACAGAGCTGCGCCTTAGCGCGCGAACGCGGAAGCGCGCGGCATGTAattctgctgcgggtctctctcgagacagccagccgttcccctacggaagtgtgtgtgtgtgtgtgtgtgtgtgtgtgtgtgtgtgtgtgtgtgtgtaaattttatGCATCAATCAAACTTCTTTCCGGTCATCAGTAAGGATGCCAGGAGGGGCGTGCTGCTGCTGATCTTCCAACTTCCAAAACTGGATCTTAAATATCTCTTTGGTGTTTCGGtgaacttttgctgttgccttagacatctcgaaTGATTTAGGCATAGTCTTGAATGATTTTACTCTCTAAATTACCCTCTTCTGAATTAAAGGCGTCTTTTATGTTCAATTTTCTTTCGGGACAATCTATTTATGTAGTAGCACCAAACTCCTGAGCTTTCCAATAGTTAAAGATGGGGTAGTACCTCAAACTCCATTTATCCACCAGACAACACTACTGTCGAAACATCGCAAACACAGCCGTCCCCCTCTTCtacattatttatttaatatgtatcctAAACcccttaaatattttttttcaacttcctAATACAAAAGTTAACTAGCACctctattctttcattcctttcaataGTATCAGCTCTGGACCATCTTTCATTGcttgtatttccttcttcctatgacttaaactccCATGAGAGGAATATCAGAAACACATCGAATTTCAATCTTTCATGCTTTTGCTCCTCTTGTCGATCTTTTTCCTGACTCCATCGCCGTGAAAAAGTGTTTATCTGTCCCTCCGTGCAATGTACGATGTACATGCGGCAACACGATTATTTTCATGCATGTGTCACTTGCAAATAGTTCAATACAGTTCAGTAGGATTTCCCAGACCAAGTCAATCCTGCGATATACAGTTCCCTTGTAGGGTTGTTAGAGCTTCCGTAACAATGATCTACATTCTTTACAGGTGTAAACATTGTAATTAGATCATAGGATAAAAAATTTTGACATCGAGTTTATTTCCGTTATTTTTGTGGGTGTGATAATTTATGCTCTAAAACCGATATTTTCAATATACTGTGTACTATAATAAAGGTTTAGGAATCTGGCTCCGCTGTCCCCATTCTGACTCATGGTTCTTTTGTGCAGGTGTACCTCTATTACAATTTGTGCGAAGGCCCGTGGCAGTGGGACGGAGTGCAGAGCCAACAGGAGCTGGAGTGTAAGAACGACACCGCCATCATCGATTGTGCAGGGCCCTCCGGCACGCCCATGTTCTCGACCACAATGCTGCCGTGAAAAGGCAGAACACATTAACTCCAAAATCCTGGCTTTGAAAAACTTGATGGTAAAGGTTTGAAGgttcatttctttattcctacGTGTATGAGCTCAGTGTCTTGCACACCTGCATATTGACCTTCGATCCTTtgtattaaataaaaataaaaaatgttgtAAATGCCAAAATTTATGAACCAAAGCACACCAACTACTTCTATGTATGGATATAAAGCATTCTGCTCTGTAATTCTTTGtacctattattatcatcaaattATATGGTAGAATGTTTGCACTGagtcacacacgcacactttccctctcacatcgctctttcttccttcccttcgctgactcactgaggtatttctgggttgccttcgtttgagcgctatcttgatctagggagaaaggtaaactcgatgcgacaacgtctaaggtcatatgacaccgaagagcaggcagaaaatataaagaaatgcaagttgagaaaggaaataagaagaaagaagttaagaaatgagatataagacattaattaatgcaaaatcagaaaaaaagatgaaagtgcgtcaaatttgcagttgttgggataagtttcttaatagtaacatatggcaatctttctaaggaacgtagatgaggagctcttgagtgatttttatttgttacgctactctgacgagaaaaaaaaatccgttttctcggtgtaactcgggaactaatagacgtatgaggaatttgaagataccataagaatcctcactaaattccgcttcggagcatatattcggctaaaaaagttggcccacaaaatttcgagctagccgcagatttctcaagaatcagaggggaatggaacacacacacacacacacacacacacacatgatccctttttcacggaaaaaggtaaactcgatgcggcaacgtctaaggtcatatgacaccaaagagcaggcagaaaatataaagaaatgcaagttgagaaaagaaataagaagaaagaagttaagaaatgagatataagacattaattaatgcaaaatcagaaaaaaaagacggtgCTGCAGTGCAgtgcaccaaataaccggagtaaaaaaaaatatatataagttgaggaaagaaataagaagaaacaagttgagaaatgagaaataagaagataatgatacaatacatccagcaaaaacttaaataatttatcgagtcttacgttcaatggcgattttttattttattttcggacttgcattagagagtaaattcatattccagcctggtcattaacctactaaggatttcagaggctgtgcggcctcgttttttgggaataatatcgtaacgaacaatcgtatcggtacgagattttgcgacagtgtatttcacacactgccttaatttttaagggtatcgccaaccgccacaagtagagaataaaggcacttgtccctataccaagagggtaaagtcatcagtgtcaggcaaagatacgaacacaactaccagaggctccgcccaccttgttcctcttccctccatctcccgcctcctcccttctccctcaatatctctctctctctctctctctctctctctctctctctctctctctctctctctctctctctctctctctctctctctctctcatgtagcttcgtaacaataatgaatgaaaggcatgcattaattgtagtggcgttatatactttctaatactgataggcatcctttaaataaagttgagagtagggtaacgtgttacttacgtagcctaattacctccgtaactattggtagcgtagtggtttggtggtttatggtgtacgttttcgtagggctattgtatagcatgtacctactgataaaagtaatggtgctcttatcgccaaattatagtggtgctattaattttattgtcagggaagagctgaaagtatggtaacaggaagaattgcgaaggtataaaATGTTTGAGGTAGTACTAAAAGTGAATCACTGAGTGTGGATGAGGGACACTGGGTTATGAGGCTTATATTAAGGAACTTTATACAATATAGTGATGGCAAGGACACTCTTGGTTTACTAAGGATACAAACAAGAATATTCAAGACTTTAATCTTCTTCACAACTTAACACtaaatccccatcatcatcactgtcacagtCAAGGTTAATAACGAGAGGATCGACACTTTCATGGATATTATCCGTTGTCCAGTAGTCGTCCTCAAAGCGTCGTGATCGCCGAACCGCACCTTCCCACACCTCGGCTGTGACAGAAAGTCTGgcaaatacaagcgagcaatcgttctaccatcaatcatggtagtcatcatttaccacctcaccctactctcacatgtcattacgtccacggcccagatgtgtatcactatgctcaaaattaaagtcccagtatcacatcaagcatgccttaattgaaaaaaaaaaatcattctcgagtatgtatgtatcttccagagagagagagagagagattgagggagaagggaggaggcgggagatggagggaagaggaacaaggtgggcggagcctctggtagttgtgttcgtatctttgcctgacactgatgactttaccctcttggtatagggacaagtgcctttattctctacttgtggcggttggcgatacccttcaaggaaggcagtgtgtgaaatacactgtcgcaaaatctcgtaccgatacgattgttcgttacgatattattcccaaaaaacgaggccgcacagcctctgaaatccttagtaatgtccttaacctttcccgtgattataatctcgtggtcattcgagggcccaagatcttatcttaacccttcaagtacccttCTCCGTCACCCCCTTCCATGCTGGGCACCCcaactcccgtcaccctcccgcttccgtacgctggTCCGAGGGGGGGGGCCCCCCCCTCTCGGGGGGGGGGTAAAAGAGAGgtgaggggggggtccagataccccatCTTCCGTAACCCCCTCGCTGACCctcccaaccccacttccagtcccccccgagGCAACCCCACTTCCGTATATTTGTTACTACTGAAGTCAACACAGTATAACGTCTtaacccctccccaccctcctaacCCCCAAATCCACCCCAACCTCTAACCTCACCCACAAACCTTAACCTCCACCCTAAATTCACACCCCAAACCCTACCGACCTCTAACCCCGAATCCTCTGCCTTCACCACCATCCTCCACCACTAACCCCCAGCCCCAGTCAACCCCCTTCCCATAACAACTCCACATCTCTAACCATACCCCAGACCTCCACTGTAAACCCCTAGCTCAATCCCCATTCCCCAATACCCACCATACTCCCACCCCTCACCTCATAACCACAACCCactctcccaccctccccctcAACCCCCAACCCACCAATCCCATTCTTC
This genomic window contains:
- the LOC127000681 gene encoding uncharacterized protein LOC127000681, whose product is MKSLLLLSILAAFVSGQGGPECRCGAFVSTHTGEEEVVQFPPINLDDCTQDVQCAELCLAEWEEATNGGDLCNPTGDGDTIADDMCASLAEKGVDRLQPHTVYLYYNLCEGPWQWDGVQSQQELECKNDTAIIDCAGPSGTPMFSTTMLP